The Alosa alosa isolate M-15738 ecotype Scorff River chromosome 17, AALO_Geno_1.1, whole genome shotgun sequence genomic sequence gagaatggaggagaggagagaggaggagagtggaggaggagaggagtttcagaggaggggagagaggagagaggagagaggagaggagagcagaggtggggagagaggagagcggagGGCTTGAGCTCCCCGTGCAACGACTGCAGATGTGCTCAGCTGGCCACATGCTACTTGTGTGATCAGAATGCGACGACAgatggcctcacacacacacacacacacacacacacacacacagagtatacacacacacacactctctctgttggCCTTGGAGTTAACTGAACACTTAGGCGacgtaatcacaatatctctctctctctctttctctctctatctccaacCACTCCAAAAAGCTAATGATCAAACTTGGCACTCAGACGTTGTCATCAAAGTGGCAGCTGTTCCTGACTATTATTGGTTGATTGATCGGATTACTGATTGATTAGCTGGATTCCTATTGACAGTTATCAGTGTGTTAAGACCCCACAAGATGTTGTTCATAAGCCGTGGTAGGAACTACATTAGAGATCAGTTGTAAACACTGTGcaatagctttttttttctttggggATCTGTATGACCGTGACGTGATATGTTTATACTTACTTTGGCGGAGAGTGAAGAAGTAAGACACGAGGCAGCGAtctactgtttgtgtgtgtgtgtgtgtgtgtgtgtgtgtgcgcgtcttgTCGAAGGCGTGTGTGAtaagtatagtgtgtgtgtgtgtgtgtgctgtgtgtgtgagtttctttCAGCTCTGGGAAACTACCAGATCCCCAGTCGCCTTGTCTACGCACTTCCAGAGACATTTCAATGGTGCAGTGGTGCCAGGTGCAGTTTGTTCTGGGGATGAGGGGAGCATGGGCCAGgtttctttccacacacacacacacacacactcacacatatatacttattttctctctctgtctctgtctctctctctgtctctctctctctctctctctctccagttttGCCCCTCCTGAGCCAGTGTTGGCTGTGCTGCGCAGGACTATGGGTGAAAGATAGACAGGGCCTTTAAAGAACAGAACAGGATCTTCTCACCGTTTCAGGGTGACCTCCTCTTCACTTACTgctagagagagggggtggggaggcagagagatggatggagaggtcatgaaagtgagagagcaagagagagagggagggagacaaagATGAGGAAAGTAAGGGGAGAGCGAGGGatagggaggaggaagagaggatgaaagggaggaagagagaaagagagagtaggggATAGAGTGAGCACTATTCAAAGCCATTGCCAGTAAATCCATGGCTGGAGAAATGATGTCTCCATCATTAAGCCTGTTCACATGTCTGAGTTGTCTTTGCCTGCCTACAGAGTATGATGCATGGACACGTCcaccaggctgtgtgtgtggcatatagaaaggatgtttgtgtctgtgtgtgtgtgtgtgtgtgtgtgtgagagagagagtgtgtgtttgtgtgtgtgtgtatgtatgtctgtctgcctgtttgtGCTTACTGTCTGGAGGGCCTCGGGTTCAAATTTAGTCATCTgtaaccactctctctctcttttctccttctatctctctctctctctctcactctcacacacacactctctctcttcccctctgtgtgtgtgtgtgtgtattcgtgtgTTGTAACACACAAAATGAGTAATGTGTTCATGAAGTGAACTTGAACCTTGACAAACAGATGATGTGATGGAGATTAGGGCTGAACAGTAGGAAtgctctctccacctcctcctcctcctcctcctcctcctcctccctgatcTGCAGAAGTCAATCAGAGGTCACCCCTTTGGAGAGCTACAGACTGTCAGACATGCATTGTTCATATCAAATGGAACTTAGTTTTGACACGTTAAAGGTTTAGCAGGTTACAATATTACCAAGCAACACTTTGAGTTGAGGTCATGAGTTTttttctctattattgtgttaaatgctccaaatgtaaagtactttgagctgcattctgtgtatgaaatgtgctatacagcttattattattattattattattattattattattattatggtgtAGCGTATCAGGcctcttttattttctttttcaaggGTTTCAAAAAGCCAGAACTAGCTTAGActaaaggcctattcacaccaagaacgataacgataactataaccataacgataacagcattcacactgaacaaccataaacaaagtctctccttgtgttaatgaatgtgacggttaaaagtcgatggtttctgattggctattagctttttatcgttctgaaaatcgctctgaaagtgattcCCAACTATAttgttcttcatgttgttatcgttatagtttagcTGAGCTAtagtgtgaacgtcgtcattcatattaatgagaacgatatttatttatagttatcgttatcgttatcgttcttggtgtgaatgggccttaacgACTAACTTGGCATTTACGAACAACTGGCCAAGTCAATAAATTGTTATTACAACATCTTGGCATCAAGGACTGCAGTTGAAAATTAGCCAGCTGGCTAACACATTTACAGAACTGTTGATTATACATGTTATCCTtattaatgaataaataaaataaatgaaaagtgACCAAATATCTCTGTGTCGCAGGCAAACCCACAGGTTATGGGCCTAACTCGAGGCGGACACACAACCGCGGGATAGTGGACGAGTGCTGCTTTCAGAGTTGCGAGCTGCGGAGACTGGAGATGTACTTTCTTACAGCGCCCGACCAAGGCGGGCAAGCATTTGCTTTTCGCTTACGCCACAGCGCCACACAGACCTCCCTAGAACAGCCAAGgtgagaatacacacacacacacacacacacacatacacacatagacaaatatacacacatgcatagatctacagaaacaatgaatgcagacacacatacacacacacacacacacacacacacagatgcatacacaGTTGCACATACGCAAATATGTACCTCAATCACATAaacaccccccacacaaaaTCATACCATTACACACAAGTCCATTGATTCCACTgacgtctctctctttccacagaAACCTATTTCTGGCCACAGTACGTCCTGCAAGGTAGCGTGCCACAAGCCCTTTCATATGCATGCTTTAGCTTCCAGTGGGATCCCATGTCTCCCCTGCTTCCCATGACGTTATCCCACATTAATCCCACTTTTTGTCCGTCCTCGTTCACCTTAAACATGCCCCCCTGTGCCTGTCACGCATCTGACGGCAAACGTGCTTCAGTGATATTCTATGCATAATGACTATGTCACtcggaatgaatgaatgaatgactgaaaGTATGAATTAATGGATTTATCAATGGCTTATGAATGGTTTATGatcgaatgaatgaatgacgtGATTCAagagtgaatgaatgactgaatgtgtgaatgaatgatagaatgaatgaatgaacggaTGGGTGAATGAACGAGCAGAAATGAACAGAATGTGGTGAAAGCAGCAGGCAGGACACACTTGGACATCAGAAATGCTCCCTGctgtctctttccttttctttttgcatccctccatccctccttccctccatccatccatccctccatccgaGGCTTTTCTCCGGTGCGTCTCCTGGCTCTCTCCGCTCTGGAGGGAGGCCATTAGTGAGGAGGAAGAGCCTAAGTGGATTTTGTGGTAAACCTGCGGAGGCTCGCTTGTCCTAGAGTGTATTTTCTGCACACATACGTCatctttcacagacacacacacacacacacacacacacacacacacacacgcacgcaaacacacacacgcacacacacacatgaacacacagacacacgcgcacacacgcacatacactctcacacacacacacacacacacacacgcacacgcaaacacacacacgcacacacacatgaacacacagacacacacgcacgcacgcaaacacacacacgcacacacatgaacacacagacacacacatacacagacacacacacacacacacagacacacacacacacagacctcatcCCCTTCTCCTGCTCCTCATTCTCAGTTCACATCCGAGCGGGGTGGGGGGGTATAGTggtgtagaggaggagaggtgaagtGGAAGAGTGGCAGGAAGGTCTCAATCACCTCCTTGTGTGTAcatagttatgtgtgtgtatgcatggaggtgtgtgtatgttgcatgtaagagtgtgtcagtttctgtctgtgtttgtgtgtgtgtgtgtgtttgtgtgtgtatgtgtgtgtgtgagtgagttcaTCTGCGGCATCTCATTTCATGCTCTTGTACTTGCCTGGCTGTACTGTGATACTgctccacccccccacacacacacacctctctctttctcctcatgtctcctctctcctttctctcctcatgtctccactctctcctcatgtctcctctctcctctctctcctcatgtctcctctctctcctcatgtctcctctctctcctcctgtatcctctctctcctcatgtctctctctctctctctctctctctctctctctgtttctctcttgttctctctttgGTTACACGCTGAAATGTGACTTCTGCTCTGTTCTCTTCAGGATGTCCATCAAAAGAACTCCAGTCGAGGGAACGGTGGAGGGAGGAACTACAGAATGTAGGACCACCAGGGGCCagccagagagaggaagatgaagaggaagaggaaactGGCAGTCATGTGGACTTGggagacaacaaaacaaacaaacaaacaaacaaacgaaaaAGGGTGATGATTGTTGTGGCCTCAGCTTGGCATGGTCCACATCACACGCGAGAAACATGAACGAAATGAAAACATAGAGGTTGTATAAGGCCAGTGGGTAAATCTGTCCaccaaaaaacaacacacataaacaaacaaataagattGCACATTGCACCATACCATAACAAATCGCTAAACCAAATAGAAAAGAGGGAGTAGTTACGTGTGAGGACAGTGGTGGGTTCTCAGTAAACTTAAAGAAAGCTGATGTCCAGTTTATAGTCAGGAACTGGATGTAGCGCCGTCGATGCCTCCTGCTCAATGAATTCCCTGGAGTTTCCATTCACCCAGAGGCTCAGCCAATGGTGGGCCAGCAAAGGCTTCATCTGTAAGCTCATTGGACTG encodes the following:
- the igf1 gene encoding LOW QUALITY PROTEIN: insulin-like growth factor I (The sequence of the model RefSeq protein was modified relative to this genomic sequence to represent the inferred CDS: deleted 2 bases in 1 codon), translating into MASSLARGLVVPLRSSLCTMCCLSCTHTLSLVLCVLSLTPASVEAGPETLCGAELVDTLQFVCGERGFYFSKPTGYGPNSRRTHNRGIVDECCFQSCELRRLEMYFLTAPDQGGQAFAFLTPQRHTDLPRTAKKPISGHSTSCKDVHQKNSSRGNGGGRNYRM